The nucleotide window CGCCGGGCCGACGGCTTCGGAACCCGCAACGACGCCGGCTACGAGGAAGGCGACACGGTCAGCCAGTTCTACGACAACCTCGTGGCGAAGCTCGTCGTCTGGGGCTCGGACCGTGAGCATGCCCGCAAGCGCATGCTGCGGGCCCTGGCCGAGACCGACGTGCAGGGTGTGGCCACGACCATCCCCGCCCATGTCGCGATCCTGAGCCATCCCGACTTCATCGAGGCCAAGCACTCGACCCGCTGGGTCGAGGACGCCCTCGACCTGTCGGAGGTGGAGGCGCCCGGGCGGCCGGCGACCGACGAGGCCGAGGAGTCCGACGGGGAGAAGGTGCTCCGCGAGGTCGACGCCGAGGTCAACGGGCGCCGCTACCGGGTGAAGCTGTGGGTGCCCCAGTCCGCCGACACCATGGGCGCCGGGGCGTCACCCGCCCGGCCGGCCGCGCCCAAGCGCTCCCGTCCCGCCGGCGGGGCCGGGGATGCACGCGGCACTGGCGAGGTCACGGTTCCGATGCAGGGAACGATCGTCAAGGTCCTCGTGAGCGTCGGGGACACAGTCGAGGCGGGCCAGGCGGTCTGCGTGCTGGAGGCGATGAAGATGGAGAACA belongs to Acidimicrobiales bacterium and includes:
- a CDS encoding biotin/lipoyl-containing protein, with translation RRMGEAAVKVAEGCGYVNAGTVEFLYENGDFFFLEMNTRLQVEHPVTEMVVGRDLVELQIRIASGEPLGFTQDDIERRGHAIECRINAENPARGRFLPSPGTITRFRRADGFGTRNDAGYEEGDTVSQFYDNLVAKLVVWGSDREHARKRMLRALAETDVQGVATTIPAHVAILSHPDFIEAKHSTRWVEDALDLSEVEAPGRPATDEAEESDGEKVLREVDAEVNGRRYRVKLWVPQSADTMGAGASPARPAAPKRSRPAGGAGDARGTGEVTVPMQGTIVKVLVSVGDTVEAGQAVCVLEAMKMENNISADVAGTVKEIRVEPGQTVGGGDVVAVIA